In Legionella sp. PATHC035, a genomic segment contains:
- the cydB gene encoding cytochrome d ubiquinol oxidase subunit II, which yields MPLDYETLRIIWWILLGVLLIGFAIMDGFDLGVAMWLPWLAKTDIERRVLINSIGPTWEGNQVWFILGGGAIFAAWPALYALSFSGFYFAMLLVLLALILRPVGFKYRSKLTNYRWRTFWDYALFVGGFVPSLIFGVAIGNVLQGVPFHYDEYLRPFYTGSFLGLLNPFALLCGILSVLMLSMHGAFFLNLKTEGHLQQRAMSAGKIAALLTLLVFIGAGFWLHYGIDGYSVTGTQVHDGPSNPLYKTVIRQGTAWFSNYQNLPITLLVPAVGIIGALLAFFAAKHIKTAFICSALSVAGIIATVGVSMFPFILPSSSNPEQSLLVWDSSSSHLTLFIMLVATVIFLPVVLLYTTWVYRVLRGKVTEDTVTKNRDTAY from the coding sequence ATGCCATTGGATTATGAAACATTACGAATTATATGGTGGATTCTGCTCGGTGTATTACTCATTGGTTTTGCAATCATGGATGGTTTTGATCTAGGTGTTGCCATGTGGCTGCCATGGCTTGCTAAAACAGATATCGAGAGGCGTGTATTAATTAATAGCATCGGGCCAACCTGGGAAGGGAATCAAGTCTGGTTTATTCTAGGTGGTGGGGCAATTTTTGCTGCCTGGCCAGCTTTATATGCCCTCTCTTTCTCGGGTTTTTACTTTGCAATGCTCCTGGTTTTGTTGGCACTCATTTTACGTCCGGTTGGATTTAAATACCGTTCAAAATTAACCAATTATCGATGGCGTACTTTTTGGGATTATGCGTTATTTGTCGGTGGTTTCGTACCTTCACTAATATTTGGTGTTGCGATAGGCAATGTATTGCAAGGCGTTCCTTTTCATTATGATGAATATTTACGACCTTTTTATACGGGCAGTTTTTTGGGGTTGTTGAACCCTTTTGCCCTGTTATGTGGCATCTTGTCGGTATTGATGCTTTCTATGCACGGTGCTTTTTTCCTTAACTTGAAGACGGAAGGACACTTACAGCAGCGTGCCATGAGTGCAGGAAAAATAGCTGCACTATTGACCTTATTGGTCTTTATTGGTGCTGGTTTTTGGCTTCATTATGGTATTGATGGTTACAGTGTGACTGGAACTCAAGTCCATGATGGTCCATCCAATCCGCTTTACAAAACGGTTATTCGTCAAGGAACGGCTTGGTTTTCGAATTACCAAAACCTACCCATCACTTTATTGGTGCCGGCAGTTGGAATTATTGGCGCTTTGTTAGCCTTTTTTGCAGCAAAACATATTAAAACTGCTTTTATATGTAGTGCTCTTTCTGTTGCTGGAATTATTGCCACTGTGGGTGTGAGTATGTTTCCCTTCATACTGCCCTCTTCATCAAATCCAGAACAAAGTTTGCTGGTTTGGGATAGCTCTTCAAGCCATTTAACTTTATTTATTATGTTGGTAGCAACTGTTATCTTTTTACCTGTGGTACTGCTTTATACGACTTGGGTCTATCGAGTGTTGCGCGGAAAAGTAACAGAAGATACCGTTACTAAAAATCGAGATACAGCCTATTAG
- the cydX gene encoding cytochrome bd-I oxidase subunit CydX has product MMWYFSWILGTGLACCFAILNAMWLELDDTDKK; this is encoded by the coding sequence ATTATGTGGTATTTTTCCTGGATTTTGGGTACTGGTCTAGCGTGTTGTTTTGCCATTTTAAATGCTATGTGGCTTGAGCTGGATGATACCGATAAAAAGTAA
- a CDS encoding murein L,D-transpeptidase catalytic domain family protein, with product MGSLLLLGLAVTFTYFPQLPLAFPQAQAIVKDDVRLISETARFSVQINDQSLNDIRLMLAHEAPHLNPLVINKVLTSLKCAIEYNVDHNNILTIIDYSLPSNEKRLWVFDLSAKKLLFHTYVSHGIKSGTLLTNYFSNKFNSKASSIGVYQTQQAYYGRDGLSLRLDGLDRNFNDNASGRSVVMHSGWYVEERFIKRYGRPGRSWGCPALPLENSQAIINTIKDKSLLVVYYPSDAWFAKSKFLNCDKSPSPQYTSNPTIQVPTSAPDEHRDAIFFVGSGYKGKRTETNPVAVISADTYQRVFHTTAPLSRMLRRQINNAEYVALNAQEFNYLANHNNPNDAAQDDGIRAIRFVIPTLKVVRGGYYETQMEIVDLGKIKQVKVNGDSARENITVYFEGKPSVNLNPSDAFIRWVGL from the coding sequence ATGGGCTCTCTTCTGCTATTAGGTTTAGCAGTAACTTTTACCTATTTTCCGCAACTGCCGTTGGCGTTTCCACAGGCTCAAGCCATAGTAAAGGATGATGTTCGTTTAATTAGCGAAACAGCGCGGTTTTCGGTGCAAATTAACGATCAATCATTAAATGACATTCGGTTAATGTTAGCTCATGAAGCACCTCACTTAAATCCACTCGTGATCAATAAGGTACTTACTTCTTTAAAGTGTGCTATTGAATATAATGTGGATCACAATAATATTTTAACCATTATTGATTATTCATTACCCTCCAACGAAAAACGACTGTGGGTATTTGACTTAAGTGCCAAAAAGTTATTGTTTCATACCTATGTATCCCATGGCATTAAATCCGGTACCTTACTTACCAATTATTTTTCAAACAAGTTCAATAGCAAAGCCAGTAGTATAGGGGTTTATCAAACACAACAAGCGTATTATGGTCGCGATGGTCTTTCATTACGTTTAGACGGCTTAGACCGTAATTTTAATGATAATGCATCAGGTCGCTCGGTTGTAATGCATTCTGGGTGGTATGTAGAAGAGCGCTTTATCAAAAGATATGGAAGACCGGGGCGAAGTTGGGGCTGTCCCGCCCTTCCTTTAGAAAATTCTCAAGCAATCATTAATACCATAAAGGATAAGTCTTTATTGGTTGTTTATTATCCAAGTGATGCCTGGTTCGCAAAATCAAAATTTCTAAATTGTGATAAAAGTCCCTCCCCGCAATATACAAGTAATCCGACAATACAGGTACCTACATCTGCTCCTGATGAACATCGTGATGCAATCTTTTTTGTAGGGAGTGGGTATAAAGGCAAGCGTACTGAAACGAATCCTGTTGCAGTCATTTCCGCAGATACTTATCAACGTGTATTTCATACTACAGCGCCGTTATCACGCATGTTGCGTCGGCAAATCAATAATGCAGAATATGTGGCATTAAATGCTCAAGAGTTTAATTACTTGGCGAATCACAATAATCCAAACGATGCTGCTCAGGATGACGGTATTCGCGCTATCCGTTTTGTAATACCCACTCTTAAGGTCGTCCGAGGGGGATATTATGAAACGCAAATGGAAATTGTTGATCTAGGTAAAATCAAACAAGTTAAAGTAAATGGTGATTCAGCTCGCGAAAATATAACGGTTTATTTTGAGGGGAAACCTTCAGTCAATTTAAACCCGTCTGATGCATTTATTCGCTGGGTAGGACTATAA